Proteins from one Bufo gargarizans isolate SCDJY-AF-19 chromosome 8, ASM1485885v1, whole genome shotgun sequence genomic window:
- the LOC122944524 gene encoding gamma-crystallin-3-like isoform X2: MGKIIFYEDKNFQGRSYECHSECPDLSSYFRRCNSIRVESGNWILYEHPNYKGHQYFLHKGEYPDFQQWMGYNDSIRSCRISPQVSSFRIRIYEKEDFRGQMMEFSEDCPYVYERFRYNDIYSCQVHDGYWMFYEEPNYKGRQYYLRPGEFRRYSDWGATTPRIGSFRRVHHF, translated from the exons ATGGGCAAG ATTATCTTCTATGAGGACAAAAACTTCCAGGGTCGCTCTTATGAGTGTCACTCTGAATGCCCAGATTTGTCTTCATACTTTAGACGCTGCAATTCTATCCGTGTAGAAAGTGGAAACTGGATCTTGTATGAACATCCCAACTACAAAGGGCACCAATATTTTCTTCATAAAGGAGAATATCCTGATTTCCAGCAATGGATGGGTTATAATGACTCCATTAGATCTTGTCGCATAAGCCCCCAGGTCA GTTCATTCAGAATTAGGATCTATGAGAAAGAAGATTTCAGAGGTCAAATGATGGAGTTCAGTGAAGACTGTCCTTATGTTTATGAGAGATTCCGCTACAATGACATCTATTCTTGCCAAGTGCATGATGGATATTGGATGTTCTATGAGGAGCCCAACTACAAGGGGCGTCAGTATTACCTGAGGCCTGGAGAGTTCAGAAGATACAGCGACTGGGGAGCTACTACTCCTAGAATTGGATCCTTCAGGCGTGTCCATCATTTCTAA
- the LOC122944524 gene encoding gamma-crystallin-3-like isoform X1, producing the protein MGKIIFYEDKNFQGRSYECHSECPDLSSYFRRCNSIRVESGNWILYEHPNYKGHQYFLHKGEYPDFQQWMGYNDSIRSCRISPQHQGSFRIRIYEKEDFRGQMMEFSEDCPYVYERFRYNDIYSCQVHDGYWMFYEEPNYKGRQYYLRPGEFRRYSDWGATTPRIGSFRRVHHF; encoded by the exons ATGGGCAAG ATTATCTTCTATGAGGACAAAAACTTCCAGGGTCGCTCTTATGAGTGTCACTCTGAATGCCCAGATTTGTCTTCATACTTTAGACGCTGCAATTCTATCCGTGTAGAAAGTGGAAACTGGATCTTGTATGAACATCCCAACTACAAAGGGCACCAATATTTTCTTCATAAAGGAGAATATCCTGATTTCCAGCAATGGATGGGTTATAATGACTCCATTAGATCTTGTCGCATAAGCCCCCAG CATCAAGGTTCATTCAGAATTAGGATCTATGAGAAAGAAGATTTCAGAGGTCAAATGATGGAGTTCAGTGAAGACTGTCCTTATGTTTATGAGAGATTCCGCTACAATGACATCTATTCTTGCCAAGTGCATGATGGATATTGGATGTTCTATGAGGAGCCCAACTACAAGGGGCGTCAGTATTACCTGAGGCCTGGAGAGTTCAGAAGATACAGCGACTGGGGAGCTACTACTCCTAGAATTGGATCCTTCAGGCGTGTCCATCATTTCTAA